Proteins encoded by one window of Paenibacillus urinalis:
- a CDS encoding 2-keto-3-deoxygluconate permease, with product MNIKATLDRIPGGMMVVPLLIGACINTFAPNALRIGGFTEALFVNSSSTLIALFLLIAGTQITFKTAGSSVAKGVTLLVFKWAVGAIIGLIAIMFADSSTGLFLGLAPLAIIAAMTNSNGGLYIALAGQYGKEDDKAAYPFLALSDGPFLTMVALSIFGAMGFADGMFSPMSFVAVLLPLAVGIIIGNLDRNMAEWLHKGSDKLVPFFAFSLGMGINFSSIIQGGLSGILLGVLTVLLTGGLGFLLFRAIGWNPIVGASEGSTAGNAVGTPAAIVAANASFGPIAEIATVQIAASVVTTAILLPIFIGFLSKRLEKSGGVEKYNNPAA from the coding sequence TCCCTCTTCTCATCGGGGCATGTATCAATACATTTGCTCCAAACGCTTTGCGGATTGGCGGCTTTACCGAAGCCTTATTTGTCAACAGTTCAAGCACGCTTATTGCACTATTCCTATTGATCGCCGGTACGCAAATTACGTTTAAAACAGCGGGTTCATCTGTTGCAAAGGGTGTTACGCTGCTGGTGTTTAAATGGGCCGTCGGCGCAATCATCGGATTGATTGCCATCATGTTTGCCGATTCTTCAACCGGACTATTTCTGGGTCTAGCGCCTCTCGCCATTATTGCCGCCATGACGAACTCAAACGGTGGACTCTACATTGCACTAGCTGGACAATACGGGAAAGAGGATGACAAAGCAGCTTACCCTTTCCTTGCACTCAGTGACGGACCGTTTCTTACCATGGTAGCGCTCTCGATCTTTGGCGCGATGGGCTTTGCTGACGGAATGTTCTCACCGATGTCCTTCGTAGCAGTACTGCTTCCGCTGGCTGTCGGCATAATTATTGGTAACCTGGACCGTAATATGGCAGAATGGCTGCACAAAGGCAGTGATAAGCTGGTTCCTTTCTTCGCCTTTTCTCTGGGGATGGGCATCAATTTCTCTTCCATCATCCAAGGTGGCCTTAGTGGTATCCTGCTAGGCGTACTAACCGTGCTGCTCACAGGCGGTCTCGGATTCCTGCTCTTCAGAGCCATTGGCTGGAACCCAATTGTCGGTGCATCGGAAGGATCAACAGCAGGTAATGCAGTAGGTACACCGGCTGCGATCGTCGCAGCGAATGCTTCCTTTGGACCGATTGCTGAAATCGCCACAGTACAAATTGCGGCAAGTGTCGTAACGACCGCCATCTTATTGCCGATCTTCATTGGCTTCTTATCCAAACGATTGGAGAAATCCGGCGGCGTCGAAAAATATAACAATCCAGCTGCATAG